A region of Maridesulfovibrio sp. DNA encodes the following proteins:
- a CDS encoding response regulator: MQILIVEDSNTSRMYLEEILKVITQNLKTKTIDCAVCGEEALEKFEHKWLKGTPYDLIFMDIILPGMDGLQTLEKIRDIEQTRQIPEDKKVKAIMTTALDDNTKASRAFFQCEALSYITKPITADKIHDELNKFGMI, encoded by the coding sequence ATGCAGATTCTCATTGTCGAAGACAGCAACACCAGCAGGATGTACCTCGAAGAAATACTGAAGGTAATCACTCAAAATCTTAAAACAAAAACCATAGACTGCGCTGTCTGCGGCGAAGAAGCACTGGAAAAATTCGAGCACAAATGGCTTAAAGGGACGCCCTATGATCTTATCTTCATGGATATAATCCTGCCCGGCATGGACGGTCTGCAGACCCTTGAAAAAATCAGGGATATCGAACAGACACGACAAATCCCCGAAGATAAAAAAGTAAAAGCCATCATGACCACCGCCCTCGACGACAACACAAAGGCTTCGCGTGCTTTTTTTCAGTGTGAGGCACTTTCATACATAACCAAGCCGATCACTGCCGACAAGATTCATGATGAGCTTAATAAATTCGGCATGATCTAG
- a CDS encoding efflux RND transporter periplasmic adaptor subunit, whose protein sequence is MQRIIFFLIFIFCSCPAFAAQEKAPQVPPAHVATSKSFAGQVAPESSYIGTVYFSETSDVASEVSGKIVQVDVEEGDTVKKGDVLIRLSSDLLNTEIRAAKAAYAESKANYDLAKRDDQRITKLFKSGSVHEGEYDSKRFKAIAMESELASSQAKLQRLQIQLSKKTIRAPFDGIVLKRSVYLGEWLSVGADVVKLGMNTSYDVVVNVPQDVAQVVKPGLEVGISAAGKEYKGKVFAVIPRGDVASRTFPVKIRIFSNNVFKQGMEARVSLPNGLASETVVVPRDAVLTLRGTTMVIGIIDGKAQPFPVQVVGFKGMNAGVRGEGLKAGMDIVTKGNERLRPGQPVVIDNK, encoded by the coding sequence ATGCAACGAATAATATTTTTTTTAATTTTTATATTTTGTTCCTGCCCCGCTTTCGCCGCGCAGGAAAAGGCCCCGCAAGTGCCGCCTGCACATGTGGCGACATCAAAATCCTTTGCCGGGCAGGTCGCGCCTGAATCTTCTTATATAGGCACTGTTTATTTTTCTGAAACTTCCGATGTTGCATCCGAGGTCAGCGGTAAAATTGTACAGGTCGATGTTGAGGAGGGGGACACCGTTAAAAAAGGTGATGTGCTCATCAGGCTCAGTTCCGATCTTTTGAATACGGAAATTCGGGCTGCGAAGGCTGCCTACGCTGAATCCAAGGCCAACTATGATCTCGCCAAACGTGATGACCAGCGTATAACCAAGCTTTTCAAGAGCGGATCTGTCCATGAAGGGGAGTATGACTCCAAGCGGTTCAAGGCCATTGCAATGGAGAGCGAACTAGCTTCGTCTCAGGCCAAGCTTCAGCGCCTTCAGATTCAGCTTTCCAAAAAAACAATCCGCGCACCTTTTGACGGTATTGTGCTTAAACGCTCCGTATATCTTGGCGAATGGCTTTCCGTCGGTGCCGATGTGGTCAAACTGGGCATGAATACAAGCTACGATGTTGTGGTCAACGTTCCTCAGGATGTTGCCCAGGTGGTCAAACCCGGTCTTGAAGTGGGTATTTCTGCTGCAGGCAAGGAATACAAAGGCAAGGTTTTTGCTGTAATTCCGCGTGGTGATGTTGCCAGCCGAACTTTCCCGGTAAAGATCAGAATTTTCAGCAATAACGTGTTCAAGCAGGGTATGGAAGCCCGTGTTTCCCTGCCCAACGGTCTCGCCAGCGAAACAGTTGTGGTGCCCCGTGATGCAGTTCTCACCCTGCGCGGTACAACCATGGTTATCGGGATTATTGACGGCAAGGCTCAGCCTTTTCCGGTTCAGGTCGTAGGTTTCAAGGGCATGAATGCCGGAGTTCGCGGCGAGGGCCTTAAGGCCGGAATGGATATCGTCACCAAGGGTAACGAAAGGCTCAGACCCGGACAGCCCGTAGTTATTGACAATAAATAG
- a CDS encoding PAS domain S-box protein, with translation MKIRSIHKLNNRIRNYLCLFLTIFIASSICFISLFLWSVTKEVDNKAATWANYLVERIYFLETVVTSRATFDHGMSILRISPDGEVVNSRPFPSDTKSVAESPFFQEVKDFVPGQSILISQQDKGESQAYLVQRLDHSFAIAKVPPDCLLPVSPHNTELQIKDKNGNYIFNSKNSYVPGSLKLSKLYFSHFRVFSSAEAKVKEFGGLSLTVGKNVSTEFYTGLILILFTAGCLGILIKRSAFLTWDLEKNEQDFKRIDNLLKRVSAAPDEKRDNLPAIEATAERIRKVDWETEARKMSFEENRNYVAATEFFSGNILRLLDEVTSHSQKLTISRQEYHDLVHTARSIILRMDRKGRCTFFNEYAQHFFGFTKQEIIGKSIIGTLIPKTEKGESGLEQFVQELISNPEEFPDNTNRNSRKDGSCVWVHWTNSPVFDDKGELTEILCVGTDITKRKQMETELQETRNYIRNILDSMPSIIIGLDNNSRITHFNSAAQRLAVIPKNEIEGAEVEEAFPSLAKYAYSITQAIETGIPETGFRTQGLTTPNSYQDIIIYPLNEGMEGAVIRIDDATERVQIDEMMIQTEKMMSIGGLAAGMAHEINNPLGGILQGIQNIVRRVSPDIPANLKAAEKAGCSIDSIVNYMEDRKIIKTLNGITDSGVRAASIVSGMLEFSRKSDSRKAPGDLRKIMDKAASLAAQDYNPQKGYDFKKITIIKDYDENLKLTPCTSTEIEQVFLNLLRNSAQAMNDWKGMPRAPEISIKIRNERNMVKCTVSDNGPGMDENIRKRVFEPFYTTKAPGIGTGLGLSVSYFIITQNHRGIFQVDSAPGMGTIFTIQLPAMKN, from the coding sequence ATGAAGATAAGAAGCATACATAAGCTTAACAACCGTATCAGGAACTACCTTTGCTTGTTCCTGACCATTTTCATCGCAAGCTCAATCTGTTTCATCAGCCTCTTCCTCTGGTCTGTGACCAAAGAGGTGGACAACAAAGCCGCAACATGGGCCAACTACCTTGTTGAGCGAATCTATTTTCTGGAAACCGTAGTAACTTCCCGGGCCACTTTCGATCACGGCATGTCCATCCTCAGGATATCTCCTGACGGAGAAGTGGTTAACAGCAGACCTTTTCCATCTGACACCAAATCAGTTGCAGAATCCCCTTTTTTTCAGGAAGTGAAAGACTTCGTCCCCGGCCAGTCAATACTCATATCCCAGCAGGATAAAGGTGAAAGTCAGGCTTATCTCGTCCAGCGACTGGACCACAGTTTCGCCATTGCGAAGGTTCCACCGGATTGCCTTCTTCCTGTTTCGCCGCACAATACGGAACTGCAGATTAAAGACAAAAACGGGAACTATATTTTCAATTCAAAAAACAGCTACGTTCCCGGTTCGCTAAAGCTGAGCAAACTTTATTTTTCCCATTTTCGCGTATTTTCATCCGCTGAAGCCAAAGTAAAAGAATTCGGAGGGCTCTCCCTGACCGTGGGCAAAAACGTATCCACTGAATTTTATACCGGTCTGATCCTGATTCTGTTTACAGCAGGTTGCCTCGGAATCCTGATAAAAAGGTCGGCGTTCCTGACATGGGACCTTGAAAAGAATGAGCAGGATTTTAAAAGAATCGACAATCTACTGAAAAGAGTCTCCGCAGCACCGGACGAAAAAAGAGACAACCTGCCGGCCATCGAAGCCACAGCTGAACGAATCCGCAAAGTGGACTGGGAAACCGAAGCCCGTAAAATGTCATTTGAGGAAAACCGGAACTATGTAGCTGCCACGGAATTCTTTTCCGGGAATATTCTCAGGCTGCTCGATGAAGTGACATCCCATTCGCAAAAGCTGACTATATCAAGGCAGGAATATCACGACCTCGTGCATACCGCCCGGTCCATAATTTTAAGGATGGACCGCAAGGGACGGTGTACTTTTTTTAATGAATACGCCCAGCATTTCTTCGGTTTCACTAAGCAGGAAATAATCGGGAAAAGTATAATCGGGACCTTGATTCCAAAGACAGAAAAAGGCGAATCCGGCCTTGAACAATTTGTGCAGGAACTGATCAGCAATCCTGAGGAATTCCCGGACAACACCAACCGGAACAGCCGCAAAGACGGGAGCTGTGTCTGGGTTCACTGGACCAACAGTCCAGTCTTTGACGATAAGGGGGAACTGACTGAAATCCTCTGTGTAGGTACCGATATTACCAAGCGCAAACAGATGGAGACCGAGCTTCAGGAAACCAGAAATTACATCCGCAACATACTCGATTCCATGCCTTCGATAATCATAGGACTTGATAATAATTCAAGAATTACCCATTTCAATTCCGCAGCTCAAAGGCTGGCAGTAATCCCTAAAAATGAAATTGAAGGTGCGGAAGTGGAGGAAGCTTTTCCTTCGCTTGCAAAATATGCATACAGCATCACTCAGGCTATTGAAACCGGGATCCCTGAAACCGGATTCAGGACTCAGGGGCTGACCACGCCCAACAGCTATCAAGACATCATCATCTATCCGCTAAATGAAGGGATGGAAGGTGCGGTTATCCGTATTGACGACGCCACCGAACGGGTCCAGATCGACGAAATGATGATCCAGACAGAAAAAATGATGTCTATAGGTGGACTCGCAGCCGGGATGGCCCACGAGATAAACAACCCGCTTGGCGGAATTCTGCAAGGAATCCAGAACATCGTCCGCAGGGTCTCCCCCGACATCCCGGCCAACCTCAAGGCTGCGGAAAAAGCGGGCTGTTCTATAGATTCCATTGTGAACTACATGGAAGACCGCAAAATTATAAAAACCCTGAACGGAATAACTGATTCAGGGGTTCGGGCTGCATCCATTGTTTCCGGAATGCTTGAATTCAGCCGTAAAAGTGATTCCCGGAAGGCTCCCGGAGATCTGCGTAAAATAATGGATAAAGCCGCAAGTCTGGCAGCTCAGGATTACAATCCGCAAAAAGGCTATGACTTCAAAAAAATTACCATCATCAAGGATTACGATGAGAACCTAAAGCTTACGCCCTGTACTTCTACCGAAATCGAACAGGTTTTCCTGAATCTGCTCCGCAACTCGGCACAGGCTATGAATGATTGGAAAGGCATGCCCAGAGCTCCTGAAATATCCATCAAAATCCGCAACGAACGAAACATGGTCAAATGCACTGTCTCCGACAATGGACCGGGTATGGACGAAAATATACGTAAAAGAGTTTTTGAGCCGTTCTACACCACCAAAGCTCCGGGGATAGGAACCGGGCTGGGGCTTTCAGTTTCTTACTTCATCATCACCCAGAACCACCGGGGAATTTTTCAGGTGGACTCCGCCCCCGGCATGGGCACAATCTTCACTATCCAGCTGCCGGCGATGAAAAACTGA
- a CDS encoding glycoside hydrolase family 3 protein, with protein sequence MRKILLIFMVLGVVLSGCASKDISPGPSELDVMIGQMVMVGFRGLEVKGENPVISDIRDSHIGGIVLFSKDCALNSTVRNIAGPAQLAKLTSDLQGYSDIPLFIAVDQEGGIIKRLTGEMGFPETPSAAELGNSGDVHAALRAGQVIGRTLKSVGINMDFAPVVDVNRNAANPVIAALQRSFSDDPRIVSRFAESFIDGLHSEGILSCLKHFPGHGSSRGDSHLGFTDVTDSWNPDELYPFSKIISDGKADMVMTAHIFNARLDRKKPATLSRKVIHGLLRRKMGFEGIIVTDDMQMKAVSGEYGFKEGIYRAVKAGADILLFGNNLIYEPGLGSKAVANLKKLVREGKITERRIRKSYERIMRAKAEMLSAASRS encoded by the coding sequence TTGAGAAAAATATTATTGATATTCATGGTATTAGGTGTAGTCCTGTCCGGTTGCGCCTCAAAAGATATTTCTCCGGGACCAAGTGAGCTGGATGTTATGATCGGGCAGATGGTCATGGTCGGTTTCAGGGGCTTGGAGGTTAAGGGGGAAAACCCGGTCATCAGTGATATTCGTGATTCGCATATCGGTGGAATCGTCCTTTTCAGCAAGGACTGCGCTTTGAACAGTACTGTACGTAATATTGCCGGTCCCGCGCAATTGGCAAAGCTTACTTCAGACCTGCAGGGCTATTCCGATATTCCACTTTTTATTGCTGTGGATCAGGAGGGCGGCATTATTAAAAGACTTACCGGCGAGATGGGATTCCCTGAAACTCCTTCCGCCGCCGAACTCGGTAATAGCGGGGATGTCCATGCTGCATTACGGGCCGGACAGGTAATCGGACGTACCCTGAAAAGTGTCGGTATCAACATGGATTTTGCTCCGGTTGTGGACGTAAACCGTAATGCGGCTAATCCGGTTATAGCAGCACTGCAGCGCAGTTTCTCCGATGATCCTCGCATTGTTTCCCGTTTTGCTGAGTCCTTTATTGACGGACTCCATTCTGAGGGGATTCTTTCCTGCCTGAAACATTTTCCGGGGCATGGAAGTTCCCGCGGAGATTCTCATCTGGGTTTTACCGATGTTACTGATTCGTGGAATCCAGACGAACTTTATCCTTTCAGTAAAATTATTTCCGACGGCAAAGCGGATATGGTTATGACTGCCCATATCTTCAACGCCCGTCTTGACCGTAAAAAACCGGCAACCCTTTCGCGGAAAGTTATTCACGGCCTGTTGCGCAGGAAGATGGGTTTTGAAGGCATTATAGTAACTGATGATATGCAGATGAAGGCTGTCAGCGGTGAGTATGGATTCAAGGAAGGAATATACAGGGCGGTCAAAGCCGGAGCGGATATCCTGCTTTTCGGTAACAATCTTATTTATGAGCCGGGACTGGGCAGCAAGGCTGTTGCCAATTTGAAGAAGCTGGTCCGGGAGGGAAAAATTACCGAACGCAGGATCAGGAAGTCTTATGAACGTATTATGCGGGCAAAAGCTGAAATGTTGTCAGCCGCCAGCCGAAGCTGA
- a CDS encoding efflux RND transporter permease subunit, with the protein MDFVKFSIEKPVSVMVGVILLVLFGGLALSGLPYQLSPSVTEPEITVQTTWTGATPYEIERDIIEEQEKVLKGVTGLLEMESECFDSFGRISLRFKIGTNIDDALLRVSNKLNEVKKYPSDSDRPIISATGASASPVIWMILRTLPDNKQHINEFATYFENSVRQYLERVDGVADLFIGGGTENEMLIIVAPEKLAAYNLTIDKVTKVLKSENANVAAGNLGVGRRDYRIRTTSEFKTPEDIENVVITSSGQQRVTIGDVGKVVPGFEKQTVAMLHNGIPGMAIGVKPEPGSNVLEVTKNVRKVVEDLNAGVLADKGIFLDWVYDQAPYINGAIDLVKQNIIIGGVLAVIVLLIFLQSFSATIIVAIAIPISVIGSFIVFGGMGRTLNIVSMSGISFAVGMLVDNAIVVLENIDRHRGMGKAPYQAAYDGASEVWGAVLASTLTTVAVFLPVVFIEEEAGQLFKDIAIAVTCAISLSMVVSISVIPMLAKQFYSISKREKKDKKNFLNGIGAKCSDGIMSLLRLAIRNWVTRLSTVAILVAASALLVVSFFPKMEYLPQGNRNLILSILIPPPGLSFEERSSIGDFIAAQTKPHMKKEKDGFPSVEQLFYVSAPDINLFGAISGDEERPAALIPLFNRIMNSIPGMFGVSIQASIFETGLGKGRMVAVDFSGPDLPKLMAAAGTMFGMARQAIPGGQIRPIPSLEMLYPEVRIVPDRDRLRAAGMSSQELGEALDVLMDGRKIGDFKEDGKKKIDLKLMASEKRVGTPEALYESLVATPQGWAVPVSSLSHLERTYGITQIRHLERQRTVTLQITPPKTMPLEQAMDIVQTELIPKVKEMGLMEGVDVRMSGAADKLTQTREAMQWNFLLAVVITYLLMAALFANFIYPFIILLTVPLAGAGGFLGLKLENLFIAPQPLDVLTMLGFVILIGVVVNNAILIVHQSLNNVRYEGMEHREAVLEATRSRLRPIYMSATTSIFGMLPLAIAPGPGSELYRGLGAVVLGGLALSTVFTVFMIPALLMFFIKMEKIGGGEAGV; encoded by the coding sequence ATGGATTTTGTAAAATTTTCAATTGAAAAACCCGTTTCGGTGATGGTGGGGGTTATCCTGCTGGTTCTGTTCGGAGGCCTTGCCCTTTCCGGACTACCGTACCAGCTCTCTCCCTCTGTTACTGAACCGGAAATAACCGTTCAAACTACATGGACCGGAGCCACTCCCTATGAAATCGAGCGTGACATCATTGAAGAGCAGGAAAAGGTGCTTAAGGGTGTTACGGGGTTGCTGGAGATGGAATCAGAGTGCTTTGACAGTTTCGGACGTATTTCTCTGCGTTTCAAAATCGGCACCAACATTGATGATGCCCTGCTCAGGGTTTCCAACAAGCTGAACGAAGTTAAAAAGTATCCTTCGGATTCAGACCGCCCGATTATTTCAGCAACTGGTGCTTCGGCCTCACCTGTAATCTGGATGATTCTGAGGACCCTGCCGGACAATAAACAGCATATCAACGAGTTTGCCACCTATTTTGAAAACAGCGTGCGCCAGTATCTTGAGCGCGTGGATGGTGTCGCGGACCTGTTTATCGGTGGAGGTACCGAGAATGAGATGCTCATTATCGTCGCCCCGGAAAAACTGGCCGCCTATAATCTGACCATTGATAAAGTTACCAAGGTCCTGAAAAGCGAAAATGCCAACGTTGCAGCCGGTAACCTCGGTGTGGGCCGCCGTGATTATCGTATTCGTACGACTTCGGAGTTCAAGACTCCCGAGGATATCGAAAATGTTGTAATCACCTCATCCGGTCAGCAAAGGGTGACCATCGGCGATGTGGGCAAGGTTGTTCCCGGCTTTGAAAAGCAGACCGTTGCCATGCTCCACAACGGTATTCCCGGCATGGCTATCGGGGTTAAGCCCGAACCCGGGTCCAACGTTCTTGAAGTGACCAAGAACGTGCGTAAAGTCGTAGAAGATCTCAACGCAGGAGTCCTTGCGGACAAAGGTATTTTTCTCGACTGGGTTTATGATCAGGCCCCGTACATCAACGGCGCTATTGATCTGGTAAAGCAGAATATTATTATCGGTGGTGTGCTGGCGGTAATTGTGCTGCTGATCTTCCTGCAGTCTTTTTCCGCGACCATCATTGTCGCCATTGCCATCCCTATTTCGGTCATCGGTTCCTTTATCGTCTTCGGGGGTATGGGCCGGACCCTGAACATTGTCAGTATGTCCGGTATTTCGTTTGCGGTCGGTATGCTGGTGGATAACGCCATTGTTGTTCTCGAGAATATTGACCGTCACCGGGGAATGGGAAAAGCTCCGTATCAGGCCGCGTATGACGGGGCCAGTGAAGTATGGGGCGCGGTTCTGGCCTCGACTCTGACCACGGTGGCGGTATTCCTCCCGGTTGTGTTTATCGAAGAGGAAGCAGGGCAGTTGTTTAAGGATATCGCCATCGCGGTAACCTGTGCCATTTCCCTGTCTATGGTTGTGTCCATCTCGGTAATCCCCATGCTGGCCAAGCAGTTCTATTCCATTTCCAAAAGGGAAAAGAAGGACAAAAAGAATTTCCTTAACGGAATTGGGGCCAAGTGTTCCGACGGCATCATGAGTCTGCTCAGACTTGCTATCAGAAACTGGGTTACAAGGCTTTCCACTGTTGCCATTCTGGTTGCGGCATCGGCATTGTTGGTAGTCTCGTTTTTTCCGAAAATGGAATACCTGCCGCAGGGCAACAGGAACCTGATTCTTTCCATTCTTATCCCCCCGCCGGGGCTTTCCTTTGAGGAACGTTCCTCCATTGGCGATTTTATTGCCGCCCAGACAAAGCCGCACATGAAAAAAGAAAAGGACGGTTTTCCTTCTGTGGAGCAGCTGTTTTATGTTTCTGCGCCGGATATCAATCTTTTCGGTGCCATTTCAGGTGACGAAGAACGCCCGGCGGCTTTGATCCCGTTATTCAACCGGATAATGAACTCAATCCCCGGTATGTTCGGGGTCAGTATTCAGGCCTCTATTTTTGAAACCGGACTTGGTAAAGGACGTATGGTTGCTGTTGATTTCAGCGGCCCTGATTTGCCTAAACTCATGGCTGCCGCCGGAACCATGTTCGGCATGGCGCGTCAGGCCATTCCCGGAGGGCAGATTCGTCCTATTCCGTCTCTTGAAATGCTTTATCCTGAGGTGCGTATCGTGCCGGACCGTGACCGTCTGCGCGCTGCAGGCATGTCCAGTCAGGAACTCGGAGAGGCTCTTGATGTGCTTATGGATGGGCGCAAGATCGGCGACTTCAAAGAAGACGGGAAGAAGAAGATCGACCTGAAGCTCATGGCTTCGGAAAAAAGGGTAGGTACCCCGGAAGCGCTCTATGAATCCCTTGTGGCGACCCCGCAGGGCTGGGCGGTCCCGGTATCCTCTCTTTCTCATCTGGAGCGGACCTACGGCATTACCCAGATCCGCCACCTTGAGCGGCAGAGAACAGTAACCCTGCAGATAACTCCGCCCAAGACCATGCCTCTTGAGCAGGCCATGGATATTGTCCAGACCGAGCTCATTCCTAAAGTCAAGGAAATGGGGCTTATGGAAGGCGTGGATGTGCGTATGTCCGGTGCCGCTGATAAGCTGACCCAGACCCGTGAGGCCATGCAGTGGAATTTCCTGCTGGCGGTGGTTATTACGTATCTGCTTATGGCGGCTTTGTTTGCCAACTTCATTTACCCGTTCATCATTCTGCTGACAGTTCCTCTTGCGGGCGCTGGTGGATTCCTCGGCTTGAAACTGGAGAACCTGTTTATTGCTCCGCAGCCGTTGGACGTATTGACCATGCTCGGCTTTGTTATTCTGATCGGGGTTGTTGTTAACAATGCTATTCTCATTGTTCACCAATCCCTGAATAACGTGCGCTACGAGGGAATGGAGCATCGCGAGGCCGTGCTTGAAGCCACTCGCTCAAGGCTGCGTCCTATCTATATGTCGGCCACAACATCCATCTTCGGCATGCTGCCGCTGGCAATCGCTCCCGGTCCCGGTTCCGAACTTTATCGCGGACTCGGCGCAGTAGTGCTCGGCGGTCTGGCCTTGTCCACGGTTTTCACCGTGTTCATGATTCCGGCCCTGCTTATGTTCTTCATCAAAATGGAGAAAATCGGTGGCGGGGAGGCTGGGGTGTAA
- a CDS encoding D-sedoheptulose 7-phosphate isomerase, producing MSQTALQKVLDHARDGLEVRESFFEQYSQLVVDVSRALAVRLALGSKILFCGNGGSAADCQHLAAELVNRFKLERPPLPGIALTTDTSILTAIGNDYSYEMVFEKQVQALGQAGDVLIGISTSGSSPNVISALKEARRKGMVTVGMTGISAGEMLPICDHIISIPSKDTAVIQEVHIAVGHLFCHLIDHFLFEAVGELEPYLTGE from the coding sequence ATGTCCCAGACAGCTCTGCAAAAAGTACTTGATCATGCCCGTGACGGACTGGAAGTCCGCGAGTCTTTTTTTGAACAGTATTCCCAGCTGGTGGTTGATGTTTCCAGAGCATTGGCCGTACGCCTTGCCCTAGGCTCCAAAATCCTTTTCTGCGGAAACGGCGGCAGTGCCGCGGACTGTCAGCATCTGGCAGCCGAACTGGTAAACAGATTCAAGCTTGAGCGCCCTCCACTGCCCGGCATTGCCCTTACCACAGATACCTCAATCCTTACCGCTATCGGCAACGACTACTCATATGAAATGGTCTTTGAAAAACAAGTGCAGGCATTGGGGCAGGCAGGTGATGTTCTGATCGGCATCAGCACTTCAGGCAGCAGCCCGAATGTAATCAGCGCCCTGAAAGAAGCCCGGCGTAAAGGAATGGTCACTGTGGGGATGACTGGAATAAGTGCGGGAGAAATGCTGCCCATCTGCGACCACATCATAAGCATCCCCAGCAAAGATACCGCTGTAATTCAGGAAGTCCACATTGCGGTCGGCCATCTTTTCTGTCACCTTATCGACCACTTCCTTTTTGAAGCAGTCGGCGAACTTGAACCCTACCTAACCGGGGAATAG
- the icd gene encoding NADP-dependent isocitrate dehydrogenase produces the protein MSTKKVYFIEGDGIGPEVWGAARPVIDAALEKAYSGDKKIEWVELLAGEKAYEATGEYLPKETLDALAKAELAIKGPLQTPVGKGIRSLNVTLRQVFDLYACIRPIRYFEGIESPVKRPDLVDIVVFRENTEDVYAGIEWSSASPEAKKVIDFLVNEMGAKIDPTAGVGIKPITPAGSKRLVRRAIDYAIAQNRKSVTLVHKGNIMKFTEGGFRQWGYDLAEEEYAGKVVKEGEDATGKVVVNDRIADAMFQELLMRPEQYSVVATTNLNGDYLSDALAAQVGGLGLAPGVNMGDKLAIYEATHGTAPTIAGKDLANPGSILLSGAMLLENNDMGDAAVLIKNAVEKALAAKKVTVDLAGQISGAEQVGCKEFGEIILANL, from the coding sequence TTGTCTACAAAAAAAGTATATTTTATCGAAGGTGACGGTATCGGCCCTGAAGTATGGGGAGCTGCCCGTCCTGTTATTGATGCTGCTCTTGAGAAAGCTTACTCAGGTGATAAAAAGATTGAATGGGTAGAGCTTCTTGCGGGAGAAAAAGCTTATGAGGCTACAGGTGAATATCTGCCCAAGGAAACCCTCGATGCCCTCGCCAAGGCTGAGTTGGCTATTAAAGGCCCTCTTCAGACCCCGGTCGGCAAAGGTATCCGTTCACTCAACGTTACCCTGAGACAGGTTTTTGATCTCTATGCCTGCATCCGCCCCATCCGCTACTTTGAAGGTATTGAATCTCCGGTAAAACGTCCTGATCTCGTCGATATCGTTGTTTTCCGCGAAAATACCGAAGACGTTTATGCCGGAATCGAGTGGAGTTCTGCATCCCCCGAAGCAAAGAAAGTAATAGATTTTCTGGTGAATGAAATGGGTGCCAAGATCGATCCCACTGCAGGAGTAGGCATTAAGCCCATCACCCCCGCAGGCTCCAAGCGTTTGGTCCGCCGTGCCATTGACTACGCCATTGCCCAGAACCGCAAGTCTGTCACTCTGGTCCACAAAGGTAATATCATGAAATTCACCGAAGGCGGTTTCCGCCAGTGGGGTTATGATCTTGCCGAGGAAGAGTATGCAGGCAAGGTTGTCAAGGAAGGCGAAGACGCCACCGGCAAGGTTGTCGTCAATGATCGTATCGCTGATGCCATGTTTCAGGAGCTGCTCATGCGCCCTGAACAGTACAGCGTAGTTGCTACCACCAACCTTAACGGTGATTACCTTTCCGACGCATTGGCTGCACAGGTTGGCGGTCTCGGACTTGCTCCGGGGGTTAACATGGGCGATAAACTCGCTATCTATGAAGCAACCCATGGAACCGCACCTACCATCGCCGGAAAAGATCTCGCCAACCCCGGTAGCATCCTGCTGTCCGGTGCCATGCTGCTGGAAAATAACGACATGGGAGATGCAGCAGTCCTGATCAAGAATGCAGTTGAAAAAGCTCTTGCTGCCAAGAAGGTAACCGTGGATCTGGCCGGCCAGATCAGCGGTGCAGAACAGGTCGGTTGCAAGGAATTCGGTGAAATCATCCTCGCCAACCTGTAG
- a CDS encoding flagellin, translating to MSLVINHNLMAMNAQRNLSESYGALGTSTRRLSSGLRVGTAADDAAGLAIRELMRADIKSLNQGIRNANDAISMIQTADGALGVIDEKLIRMKELATQAATGTYNSDQRLIIDSEYQAMASEITRIANATDFNGIHLLNGNMSGENSSHDGSGLTSSGPVKVHFGTGNDSAEDYYYVSIGTSTASALGVGMGANNSISTQQLAQESLDKLQNAIISKDKIRANLGALQNRLENTITNLSIQAENVQASESRISDVDVATEMTEFTRNQILTQSAVAMLSQANGMPRMAMQLIGG from the coding sequence ATGTCGCTCGTAATTAATCACAACTTGATGGCAATGAACGCACAACGCAACCTGAGTGAATCGTATGGTGCTCTCGGAACCTCAACCCGTCGCCTGTCTTCAGGGCTTCGTGTAGGAACCGCAGCTGACGATGCCGCAGGTCTGGCAATTCGCGAACTCATGCGTGCAGATATTAAGTCCCTTAACCAGGGTATCCGCAACGCCAACGATGCCATCTCCATGATCCAGACTGCTGATGGAGCACTGGGTGTTATCGATGAAAAGCTCATCCGTATGAAGGAACTGGCAACTCAGGCCGCAACCGGTACCTACAACTCTGACCAGCGTCTTATTATCGACTCTGAATATCAGGCAATGGCTTCAGAAATTACCCGTATCGCAAATGCGACCGACTTCAACGGAATTCACCTGCTGAACGGTAACATGTCCGGTGAAAACAGTTCCCATGACGGTTCCGGACTTACGTCCTCCGGTCCGGTAAAGGTTCACTTCGGTACCGGAAACGATTCTGCGGAAGACTACTACTATGTCTCCATCGGAACCTCTACCGCTTCGGCTCTCGGTGTCGGTATGGGTGCCAACAACTCCATCTCAACCCAGCAGTTGGCGCAGGAATCCCTTGATAAGTTGCAGAATGCAATTATCTCCAAGGATAAGATTCGTGCAAACCTCGGTGCTCTCCAGAACAGACTGGAAAACACCATTACCAACCTCTCGATTCAGGCTGAAAACGTTCAGGCTTCGGAATCCCGTATTTCCGACGTAGACGTAGCGACTGAAATGACTGAGTTCACCAGGAACCAGATTCTCACTCAGTCCGCAGTAGCCATGCTCTCCCAGGCAAACGGTATGCCCAGGATGGCAATGCAGCTCATCGGTGGCTAA